A DNA window from Zingiber officinale cultivar Zhangliang chromosome 3A, Zo_v1.1, whole genome shotgun sequence contains the following coding sequences:
- the LOC122052571 gene encoding uncharacterized protein LOC122052571 isoform X1 → MSSRDKLLELDPEIERTFRALRIQERTPAIFESNFQVLDTSMAENNRTMKELAAPDTAYKYSFITYPNLSVDFELRSGLIHLLPKFQGLSGEDPNRHLHEFHVVCSTMKPQGISEEDIKLRAFPFSLSGSAKEWLYYLPAGFITSWIDIKRAFLEKYFPASRAITIRKNICGIQQVVGETLYDYWERFKKLCSSCPQHQISDQLLVQYFYEGLLPMDRSMIDATAEGALVNKTPKQARELIANMAENSQQFGSRVLTTRGVSEVQMVSNEQKEIKSSLLELTSLVKQMALNSASQVSSFPVQTMRVCRICSSQEHTSELCPNLHQDESMEAISRPQFQQRYDPNSSTYNPGWKDHPNLKYGNSFYQQPPQNQNVQNFQQFQQSNAPNQFQYQQFQPLAVPNQFQHQNQQFQHPNQFQQQSYASFHPQNQQPNFQQQIQNFQQPAQNF, encoded by the exons AT GTCTTCACGTGATAAATTGCTTGAGCTTGATCCAGAGATAGAGAGGACTTTTAGAGCCTTGAGAATTCAAGAGAGAACACCAGCaatttttgaaagtaattttcaagttttggatACTTCGATGGCAGAGAACAACAGAACTATGAAGGAACTTGCTGCTCCTGATACGGCTTACAAGTATTCTTTCATTACTTATCCAAACTTGTCAGTGGATTTCGAGCTCAGATCAGGTTTAATTCATTTGCTTCCTAAGTTTCAAGGCTTATCAGGGGAAGATCCTAACAGACATTTGCATGAGTTCCATGTGGTTTGCTCTACCATGAAACCACAAGGCATTTCAGAGGAGGATATCAAGTTGAGAGCCTTCCCATTTTCATTGTCAGGATCAGCAAAGGAATGGTTGTACTATCTTCCAGCGGGATTCATTACGAGTTGGATTGACATAAAGAGGGCATTTTTAGAGAAATACTTCCCCGCTTCTAGAGCCATAACTATAAGGAAGAACATATGTGGTATTCAACAAGTTGTGGGAGAAACTCTTTATGATTACTGGGAGAGGTTCAAGAAATTGTGTTCAAGTTGTCCTCAACATCAAATTAGTGACCAGTTACTTGTTCAATATTTTTATGAGGGTTTGTTACCTATGGATAGGAGCATGATTGATGCTACAGCTGAAGGTGCTTTGGTTAACAAAACTCCAAAACAAGCAAGGGAGCTCATTGCAAATATGGCAGAAAATTCTCAACAATTTGGGAGTAGGGTACTTACTACTAGAGGAGTTAGTGAAGTTCAAATGGTATCAAATGAGCAAAAGGAGATCAAGAGTTCATTGTTGGAGTTGACATCTTTAGTCAAACAAATGGCGTTGAATAGTGCTAGCCAAGTTTCATCTTTTCCAGTTCAAACGATGAGAGTTTGTCGCATTTGTTCGAGTCAAGAGCACACTTCGGAATTATGTCCAAATCTCCATCAAGATGAATCAATGGAGGCTATATCAAGACCACAATTTCAGCAAAGATATGATCCAAATTCTTCCACCTACAATCCGGGTTGGAAGGATCATCCAAATTTGAAGTACGGGAATTCCTTCTACCAACAACCACCTCAAAATCAGAATGTGCAGAATTTTCAGCAATTTCAGCAATCCAACGCTCCAAATCAGTTTCAATATCAGCAATTTCAGCCACTTGCTGTTCCAAACCAATTCCAGCATCAAAATCAGCAATTTCAGCATCCTAATCAGTTCCAACAGCAATCATATGCCTCTTTCCATCCACAAAATCAGCAACCAAATTTTCAACAGCAAATTCAAAATTTCCAGCAACCTGCACAAAATTTCTAG
- the LOC122052571 gene encoding RNA polymerase II degradation factor 1-like isoform X2, with translation MAENNRTMKELAAPDTAYKYSFITYPNLSVDFELRSGLIHLLPKFQGLSGEDPNRHLHEFHVVCSTMKPQGISEEDIKLRAFPFSLSGSAKEWLYYLPAGFITSWIDIKRAFLEKYFPASRAITIRKNICGIQQVVGETLYDYWERFKKLCSSCPQHQISDQLLVQYFYEGLLPMDRSMIDATAEGALVNKTPKQARELIANMAENSQQFGSRVLTTRGVSEVQMVSNEQKEIKSSLLELTSLVKQMALNSASQVSSFPVQTMRVCRICSSQEHTSELCPNLHQDESMEAISRPQFQQRYDPNSSTYNPGWKDHPNLKYGNSFYQQPPQNQNVQNFQQFQQSNAPNQFQYQQFQPLAVPNQFQHQNQQFQHPNQFQQQSYASFHPQNQQPNFQQQIQNFQQPAQNF, from the coding sequence ATGGCAGAGAACAACAGAACTATGAAGGAACTTGCTGCTCCTGATACGGCTTACAAGTATTCTTTCATTACTTATCCAAACTTGTCAGTGGATTTCGAGCTCAGATCAGGTTTAATTCATTTGCTTCCTAAGTTTCAAGGCTTATCAGGGGAAGATCCTAACAGACATTTGCATGAGTTCCATGTGGTTTGCTCTACCATGAAACCACAAGGCATTTCAGAGGAGGATATCAAGTTGAGAGCCTTCCCATTTTCATTGTCAGGATCAGCAAAGGAATGGTTGTACTATCTTCCAGCGGGATTCATTACGAGTTGGATTGACATAAAGAGGGCATTTTTAGAGAAATACTTCCCCGCTTCTAGAGCCATAACTATAAGGAAGAACATATGTGGTATTCAACAAGTTGTGGGAGAAACTCTTTATGATTACTGGGAGAGGTTCAAGAAATTGTGTTCAAGTTGTCCTCAACATCAAATTAGTGACCAGTTACTTGTTCAATATTTTTATGAGGGTTTGTTACCTATGGATAGGAGCATGATTGATGCTACAGCTGAAGGTGCTTTGGTTAACAAAACTCCAAAACAAGCAAGGGAGCTCATTGCAAATATGGCAGAAAATTCTCAACAATTTGGGAGTAGGGTACTTACTACTAGAGGAGTTAGTGAAGTTCAAATGGTATCAAATGAGCAAAAGGAGATCAAGAGTTCATTGTTGGAGTTGACATCTTTAGTCAAACAAATGGCGTTGAATAGTGCTAGCCAAGTTTCATCTTTTCCAGTTCAAACGATGAGAGTTTGTCGCATTTGTTCGAGTCAAGAGCACACTTCGGAATTATGTCCAAATCTCCATCAAGATGAATCAATGGAGGCTATATCAAGACCACAATTTCAGCAAAGATATGATCCAAATTCTTCCACCTACAATCCGGGTTGGAAGGATCATCCAAATTTGAAGTACGGGAATTCCTTCTACCAACAACCACCTCAAAATCAGAATGTGCAGAATTTTCAGCAATTTCAGCAATCCAACGCTCCAAATCAGTTTCAATATCAGCAATTTCAGCCACTTGCTGTTCCAAACCAATTCCAGCATCAAAATCAGCAATTTCAGCATCCTAATCAGTTCCAACAGCAATCATATGCCTCTTTCCATCCACAAAATCAGCAACCAAATTTTCAACAGCAAATTCAAAATTTCCAGCAACCTGCACAAAATTTCTAG